The following DNA comes from Candidatus Cetobacterium colombiensis.
TTTAATTGCTAACAATCCTGCATTTTTAGCTCCTCCTATTGCAACAGTTGCTACTGGTACTCCCCCTGGCATCTGTACTATTGATAAAAGGGAATCTATTCCTTTTAAAGTTTTACTTTCAATAGGTACTCCAATAACTGGTAAATCTGTTAAACTAGCTACCATTCCAGGTAAATGAGCCGCTCCCCCTGCACCAGCTACTATAACTTCTATCCCTCTATTTTTAGCTTCTTTAGCATATGTATACATTAAATCTGGAGTTCTATGAGCTGAAACAATTTTTACTTCATGCTCAATTCCAAATTCTTTTAAAATATTTACACATTCATTCATAGTTGGTAAATCTGATTTACTTCCCATTATTACACCTATTTTCACTCTTTTTTCCTCCCTAAAGTTAAAAAATAAAAAACGCACATTATTAAAAAGGCTACAACTATCCCTTTTCAATAATCTGCGTTTTTACACACCTATTCCATTTATTTAAATTTTGATTTTTTATTTTCTTTTGTTTCTGTTTTTTCTCTATGTTTATCACGTTTATTGTCTCCCTTTTATTTTTGGGGTCAACAAAAAGTCTATAAAAAAAGGAAATTACAAATGTAATTTCCTACAAGATTAAATTTAAAATATATCAAAAAACACATACATTTAAAATTCATCCTTGTAGTCTGCCAATTTACGGTAGCAGGTAGAGACTCGTTGACCTTATTTCAACTATTATACAAGTTTATTTCATTTTCTGTTTTTTAATGCTTTACTTGTTTCAATAATAACACACTGTTCGTTTTTTTTCAACTATTATTTTCAAATAAAAAAATTCTCTGATTTTTATCTCAGAGAATTCTTAAATTTATTATGCGTTTTTCTTTGAAAATCTTTTTCTCATTCCTTCTATAAACTCTTCTACTATGATATATAGAACTGGAATTACAACTAGTGTTAATAGTGTTGAGAATGATAGTCCAAATATTACTGCTATAGACATTCCAGAATATAATTCTGCTCCCTCTCCAAATCCTAACGCTAGTGGAATCATACCACAAACTGTAGTCATTGTTGTCATTAATATCGGTCTAAGTCTTGTTTTACAAGATTCTCTAACTGCATCAGTTAGCTCGTATCCTCTTTCTCTTAGAATCTTGATAAAGTCTATTAGAAC
Coding sequences within:
- the purE gene encoding 5-(carboxyamino)imidazole ribonucleotide mutase, which gives rise to MKIGVIMGSKSDLPTMNECVNILKEFGIEHEVKIVSAHRTPDLMYTYAKEAKNRGIEVIVAGAGGAAHLPGMVASLTDLPVIGVPIESKTLKGIDSLLSIVQMPGGVPVATVAIGGAKNAGLLAIKILALKDEKISKKIEEYRKNMERMILDERI